The Collibacillus ludicampi region CCAGTATGCGAATGATCGCCCCCTCCCGGCGTGCGCCGTTCACTTTCTTCTGGATACGGCAAATGACCCGGTCCCCATGCATCGCTCCGTTCATGTCGCCCGCATGGATGTAGATATCTCCCAATTCTTTGTCTTCTTCCCGTTCGGGAAGAACAAAACCAAAGCCTTTCGCCTTTCCTTGCAACCGTCCCACAACAAGATTCATTTTCTCGGGAACGCCATACCGATGCGTACGGGTACGTACCACGAAGCCTTGATCCTCCATCTGATTTAAGAGAAGAATAAACGCCTCCTGATCGTCCGGTTCCCGCACTTCAAAAGCTTCCATTAATTCGTGTATATTCATCGGTTTATACGCTTTCTCGCGCATAAACTCAAGCAACGCTTCTTGGGAAAACATGAGAAGTTCCCTCCTATCATTTGCAAGTGTCGCTACATCTCATAACGAATCTGAAGGCACCGGTTAAAACTGGTGATTCGATATGTATGTCATTTGCTATTACTATGAGTATCTCTTTCCACTAACATACATTATCTCTCAAAAAGAAAAATCATCAGACCGATAGGAGACTTATGGCAAAAAAAGTACCGCTCATACGAACGGTACTTCTATGATCTGTTCATTATGCACTTGCAGAGTGGCTGACCAGCCAAGCTACCCAGATGGACAAAAGAATAAAAGCGGTGGCTAAACCTGCAGTGATCTTAGCCATCACAGCATCTAACCCTCGCGCCTTCCGCCCCATCATTTGCTCCGTGCCGCCCGCGAGCCCGCCGAGGCCTGCACTACGCCCGGATTGGAGCAAGACAGCGATGATTAACGTGATACTTACGATAACGAGAAGAACTTTCGCAAGGGTTAGCATGATACGAACACCTGGTTTTCACCGTGAAACAACCAGGTTGCCTCCTTTCCGTCCTGCATAGGCATAAGATACAATCACTGTATCATATGAAGCGGTAGACTGGCAACCACTTGATTTTGGGCAGGTAGCGCCGCCCAAAGGTCGCTTGTAAGACGACTGATGAAGAATCTTGAGAATTGAACTTCTCTAATTTGACAACTAGTGCTTGGGGGGGTGTATCGCTTTGCGCTTGGGTTCGATTATCGGGCATATGCTTTGCGTTCATGCTCCGTGGAGATCGTCTCGCTTGAATAACGATCAATGGTCGCGAGACGACCTCCAAAGTCGCTGTTTCACGCAAAGCATATGCCCTCTCAACAGCTTATAGGAAGCGGAACGACCTTCCACTCACCTCTGCGCCGCAAAGCGATAAAACCCACCCAAAAGCCACTCCGTTGCATTTGGTAGCGTTAAACCTCTTTTCCCGCACAAGACACTTTTCATCCTCTGCAGGCGCCGCTTGCGGCAGTGGCTACTTTTTTAAATTATAAAATGCTTGCATACCGGCGAAGCGGCTCGTGTAATCCAGTTGGTCTTCGATACGCAGCAATTGGTTGTATTTCGCTACGCGATCGGTACGGGAGGGTGCACCCGTTTTGATCTGACCGGCGTTCGTGGCAACCGCGATATCGGCGATCGTTACATCTTCCGACTCGCCCGAACGGTGGGAAATCACTGCGGTATACCCAGCGCGTTTCGCCATTTCAATCGCGTCAAACGTCTCTGTCAGCGTTCCGATTTGGTTCACCTTCACGAGGATCGAGTTACCGACACCTTTCTCGATACCTTGTGCCAGACGGGTTGTATTCGTAACAAAAAGGTCATCACCCACGAGCTGTACCTTATGGCCCAGACGTTCGGTTAACAGTTTCCATCCTTCCCAATCGTCTTCTGAAAGTCCGTCTTCAATGGAGACAATCGGATATTTCGCACACAACTCTTCGTAGTATGCGATCATCTCTTCCGCCGTTCTTACCTTGCCCTCCCCTTCAAGATGATACTTTCCATCCTTGTAAAGCTCGGTGGATGCTACATCGAGAGCGAGGCGGATCTGTTCGCCAGGTGTGTAACCTGCACGCTCGATCGCTTGCATGATCACTTGCAACGCTTCTTCATTGGAAGACAGGTTCGGAGCAAAGCCGCCTTCGTCCCCCACTGCTGTGTTCAAACCTTTTTCCTTCAGCACCGCTTTCAGACTGTGGAAAACTTCAGCACCCATACGCAGAGCTTCACGGAAAGATTCAGCACCCACAGGCATGATCATGAACTCTTGAATATCAACGTTATTGTCCGCATGTTTTCCTCCGTTGAGGATATTCATCATGGGTACAGGCAATGTTTTCGCGTTGAATCCTCCAAGGTATACATAGAGGGGAAGTCCAAGATAATCAGCCGCCGCACGGGCAACCGCCATCGATACGCCAAGAATGGCATTGGCACCGAGTTTACCCTTGTTTTCCGTCCCGTCCAGCTCGATCATCAACTTATCGATACCCACTTGATCAAGCGCATCCATGCCAAGGATCTCCGGTCCAATGACATCGTTCACATTTTCAACAGCTTGTAATACACCTTTTCCCAGGTAACGGTTTTTATCCCCATCGCGTAATTCAACCGCTTCATAGGCACCAGTCGATGCACCTGAAGGCACGATGGCTCTGGATACGACACCCGACTCTAATTCCACTTCCACTTCAACAGTCGGATTGCCGCGTGAATCCAATACTTCTCTCGCACGTACGTCATAGATAATACTCATTGGTGTCCACTCCTTTTTCTAGATAAGAATATTAGTGCTTGGGTTCGTTGGAGAAGGCTCCGTCGCATGACTCCTAAAAAATCGGTTTGCCCGTCATCTCTTTAGGTTGCTCCACGCCCAACAATTTCAAAAGTGTTGGTGAAACGTCAGCGAGAATCCCGTCTTCCCTCAATTCAAGGCCTTCTTTCGTAATGATGCAGGGAACGGGATTGGTAGTATGCGTCGTGCAAGGAGCGCCTGTTTCCTCATCGATCATCGTTTCCGCATTCCCATGGTCGGCAATGATCATGGCGACTCCGCCTTTGGCGAGAATCGTATCGACAACTTTGCCAAGACACTCATCCACCGCCTCGACCGCCTTGATCGTCGCTTCCAAGCTTCCCGTATGGCCGACCATATCCGGATTGGCGAAATTGAGGATGATCACGTCGTGTGCATCTTCTTCGATTTCCTTTACGGCAGCTTCCGCCACTTCATATGCGCTCATTTCCGGTTTCAAGTCATATGTAGCCACCTTGGGAGATGGGATCAAGACCCGCTTTTCCCCCGGAAACTCGGCTTCTCGTCCGCCGGAGAAGAAAAAGGTCACATGCGGATATTTCTCCGTTTCAGCGATGCGTAACTGTTTCAGACCGTGCTGAGCGACTACTTCTCCCAGGGTATTATCAAGGTCTGTCGGTTTGTATGCGACATAACCGCCCACCGACTCGGAGAATTTGGTCATGCATACATAGAACAAGTCTTTCGGGAAGCGATCCCCGCGATCGAATCCGCGGAAGTCTTCGTTCGTGAATACTTGCGATATCTGAATCGCTCGGTCCGGCCGGAAATTGAACATGATGACCGCATCATGATCGCGGATTTGTCCGACAGGCGTACCATCTTCACGCACGATCACGGTCGGCATGACGAATTCGTCTGTCACCGACTTCTCGTATGATTCTTTGAGTGCTTGCAGCGGATCGGTATAGGCAGGCCCCTCCGCATAGACCATGGCTCGATACGCTTTCTCGGTACGTTCCCAACGCTTGTCGCGATCCATTGAGTAGTATCGTCCCTGGATCGTAGCGATCTGTCCTACCCCGAGTTCTTTCATTTTGCTTTCCAGCGCCTCGATATATCTCACAGCACTACCCGGCAAGACGTCACGCCCGTCGAGGAATGCGTGAACATACACTCTTTCAATGTTCTCCCTTTTCGCCATTTCCAACAAAGCGAAAAGGTGATCGATGTGTGAATGAACACCGCCGTCAGATACGAGACCGTAGAGATGCAATGCCGAACCTTTTTCTTTCACATGACGCATCGCGTTCTT contains the following coding sequences:
- the gpmI gene encoding 2,3-bisphosphoglycerate-independent phosphoglycerate mutase, yielding MARPKPVALIILDGFGLREKTEGNAVALAKKPNFDRYWSTFPHTTLGASGESVGLPEGQMGNSEVGHLNLGAGRVVYQDLTRVTKAIREGTFFENETFKNAMRHVKEKGSALHLYGLVSDGGVHSHIDHLFALLEMAKRENIERVYVHAFLDGRDVLPGSAVRYIEALESKMKELGVGQIATIQGRYYSMDRDKRWERTEKAYRAMVYAEGPAYTDPLQALKESYEKSVTDEFVMPTVIVREDGTPVGQIRDHDAVIMFNFRPDRAIQISQVFTNEDFRGFDRGDRFPKDLFYVCMTKFSESVGGYVAYKPTDLDNTLGEVVAQHGLKQLRIAETEKYPHVTFFFSGGREAEFPGEKRVLIPSPKVATYDLKPEMSAYEVAEAAVKEIEEDAHDVIILNFANPDMVGHTGSLEATIKAVEAVDECLGKVVDTILAKGGVAMIIADHGNAETMIDEETGAPCTTHTTNPVPCIITKEGLELREDGILADVSPTLLKLLGVEQPKEMTGKPIF
- the eno gene encoding phosphopyruvate hydratase translates to MSIIYDVRAREVLDSRGNPTVEVEVELESGVVSRAIVPSGASTGAYEAVELRDGDKNRYLGKGVLQAVENVNDVIGPEILGMDALDQVGIDKLMIELDGTENKGKLGANAILGVSMAVARAAADYLGLPLYVYLGGFNAKTLPVPMMNILNGGKHADNNVDIQEFMIMPVGAESFREALRMGAEVFHSLKAVLKEKGLNTAVGDEGGFAPNLSSNEEALQVIMQAIERAGYTPGEQIRLALDVASTELYKDGKYHLEGEGKVRTAEEMIAYYEELCAKYPIVSIEDGLSEDDWEGWKLLTERLGHKVQLVGDDLFVTNTTRLAQGIEKGVGNSILVKVNQIGTLTETFDAIEMAKRAGYTAVISHRSGESEDVTIADIAVATNAGQIKTGAPSRTDRVAKYNQLLRIEDQLDYTSRFAGMQAFYNLKK
- the secG gene encoding preprotein translocase subunit SecG; the protein is MLTLAKVLLVIVSITLIIAVLLQSGRSAGLGGLAGGTEQMMGRKARGLDAVMAKITAGLATAFILLSIWVAWLVSHSASA